The following DNA comes from Streptomyces sp. NBC_00273.
ACCCCGAGCCCGGCAGCGAGTTCCTTGCAGGACAGTGCCCCTTCCGCAGCGGCCAGGACCGCCGTGATCCGCTGATACTCCGCCGACAGCACCGCCACCACGAGCCCTTCACACCATGCGGGCACCACCGACCCCGGCACCGCACTCGACGGCGACGGCGACGGCGACGGCGACGGCGACGGCGACGGCGACGGCGACGGCGACGGCGACGGTTCAGAATCCCCCAACGCCAGCGTGTCAGCCTCCTCCACGCTATCCGGGCCGGCGAGAACCTCGACCACGGTCTCCCGGGAGACAACGAACCGCTCCCAGTCGAGTTCCGCTTCCCGCAACGCGACCAGCACCCGGTCCGCCTCCGCCCGCAGCACTTCCACCCGCTGAGCGGCAGCTCGTTCCCGCTCCTCCAGCAGCCCGATCACCGACGGCATTCCGCTCCTCCACAGCCACGCCAACACGCGGCCTTCTGCTGATTTCCGGATGACCGTTGCGGCGGGCTTGTCAGTGGTGGATGAGCGCGGCGAGTCCCGCGTAGGAGGAGACCAGCAGGCGGCCTCGGGGTGTCATGGTCTGGGCTTCGGAGAACCACGGACCGTCCACCACCTGTCCGGCCGGCTCCCGGCAGGACAGGTCCCACACCCGCAGGACACGGTCCGTGTTGTCGTAGCGCGGCCCGTCGGCCAGGACGTACTGGGCACTGGTGACCGCCACCGGACGGCCGTCCACCAGTCCGGCCGAAATCGCGAACGGCTCAGTGGTGGGGCAGCTGTCGATCTGTTCGCAGGTGGCCAGGTCCCATACCCGCATCGTGTGGTCCGCGCCCCCGGTGACGGCGATCGGGCGGCCGTCCAGCACGGTCGTCGCCACGGCTTGCACCGGTCCGTCATGACCGGTCAGCTCCCCCAGCGGCCGGCCGGCGGCCAGGTCGATGACCTGCAGGGGTCCCTCGTCCTCACTGGTGACGGCGATCGGGCGGCCGCCCAGCACCGCCGTGGCCACCGCCCACACCTCACTGTCGGCGTAGACCAGATGGTCGCCGATCTGTTCGCAGGTGGCCAGGTCCCACAGGCGCGCCGTCCCGTCATCGCCGGCCGTGACCACCACCGGACGGCCGTTCAGGACCGTTGTCGCAACCGCGTTCACCGGGCCCCTGTAGAGCTCGAGCATCTGCGCGATCTGCTCGCCGGCACCCAGGTCCCAGACACGCGCCGTACCGTCCCCGCTGCCGGTGACGGCGACCGGACGGCCGTCCAGTACCGCCGTCGCCAGGCCCCGTACCGAGTCTTCGTGGCCGGTGAGAGGTTCACCGACCGGAAGCCCCGTGGCCATGTCCAGCATCCGCACCGTTGCGTCCTCGGTCCCGATGACGGCGACCTCTCGGCCGTCCAGGACAGCGCTCGCCACCGCATTGGCCCAGCCGTTGCCCGAGACAGCCTCGATCCTGCTGTCCCAGTCCGTCCGCCACCGCGCACCGCAACTCTCGCCCGCGTGCCCGGCAGGCGTACCCCCGGAACCCGCCGGGAACACCGCTCCTTCCCGGGCAGGGGCCACTGCGGCCGGAAAACCGTAACTCTGCTCAATATGGGACATGCACGCCACCCTAGAACGGGCCACTGACAGCCGTGAGACGGGCATCTCTCCCGCATGGGCGGAGCGTTCAGCGGTAAGCCGATGCCGGTGCAGAGCGACCGCGGAAGGCAGGGCATGAGCCGGGCGGAAACAGCTCAGCACAGGCGGGCCTGCCCGGCAGCCGCGGTGGGCGGGAGGGGACAGGGCCCGACCGTGGCCGCCTCCGTCGAAACCTGGCCAGGACGGCCGCGCTCGCGTTTCCGGGCGGGGGCAGCGGGCCGGGTATCCGGCGTTACAAGGCGGCGCCAGCCGGACCCGGTGCCTCCTGGGCCTCCGGTCCGCCGGCAGCGACGATCCGGCGCAGGACCACGTGGCAACCCGGCCAGTCCTGGCTGCGAAACCACCAGTCCATCTCGACCACATGATGCAGATGCAGCCGCATCTCCCGCAGCGCCATGTCCTTCGCCGCAGCCACGGGCCGGCGGCTCTCCTCGCTGTCGGTGGCACCGTCGAGGACACCACGCAGAGCCCGCTCCCAGCGCATGACCCGCACTGCCGCGCCCATCGCGTCGTGGCCGTTCGCGTGGTAGCCGATCTGCAACAGATCTGACTGTTGCCGTGTCAGCTCTCCCCCGAGCACCCAGGAAACAGCGACCGCGGCCGCCTCCTGAACCAACTTCACATCATCAGGACGATGGTTGTAGATGTTCGTCTCATCCATGATCACGACCCTATTCGGACCAGGGCGGATGGCGCGCCGCCCATACCGACGGACACTGCGTCCCCGAGTCCGTGGCGACGCAGAAACCCCAGGCCCTCAATGTGTGTGCACTCTCCCTCGCATGAACAGCACCAGGTACGACGAACCCTGCCCCCTTTGCCACGCACCGCTGCTCTTGGACCTGCTCCAGGTGCGCTCCGCTCGGTCCGACTTCCCCGTCGCCGAGCGCGTCACAGGGCGCCGGTGCCCCGGCTGCCAGGCGGCCCGGCCCGTGTGGTGGGTGGAGGTGATGCGGGAGCACTACGGCGACACCTGATGGCGCCGTGCGAATGCTGCGCCCCTCCCCCACGAGCCCCACCCGCCCCGGAATCCCACTCCAATCCACCGTCATCGAGCGCACACCAGCACACGACGGCCCCAACCACCCACCACCGCTGAGCACACCACGTCACCGACGCCCTTCAACACGAACAGCCACCCACACCCCCGCACCCGGCAAGGGGGCTTCGTGCTTCCTGGAGGAGTTCGCCGTGCCGTGAACACCCGCCCGGCGGGCTCTGCTGGTCAGCTGGCTAGTGTCCCCGGCGTCGTAGACCGCGCGGGCCGAGCTCTGCTTGGACGGGTCGCCGTACAGCAGGGCCGCGAGGTCTGCCCACGACGTGCCGCCGTCGCGGAGCCGGACGACCATCGCGCGCAGCCGGCGCTGCAGGTCCGCCGGGAGGTCGGACGACGAACCGCTCCAGTGGACGCCCCAGCTCCCTGCCCACGCACTGCACCGCCTCGATCTTCCCGGGCCGGACCCGGGCAGCATCAGGGTCACCCGGCTCCATCAGGCCGTGCCCGGCGGAGGCTTCTCCATCGCCCGGCTCGCACACACGCTGAACACCACCACCTACCACGTCATCTGCCTGCTGGCCCAGCACCCCGTCGACTGGAGCCCACCCCGATTCCGCCGCACTCAGCACACCGCCACCCGCCTGAAACAGTGGCGCATCTGGTACGAGCAGGACCACCTGTCCCTGCAAGCCATGGCCAACCGGGAAAGGACCAGCCTCGCCGCTGTCCGGCTCGCGCTCCTCAGCCATGGCATCTGCCTACGCTCCGCCGGGTCCTACCCGGGCCGCCCAAGGAGAAAATGACCCCTACGGCAGACACGTCATGGGCTGGTGACGACACGCAGACAGAACTCGAAGGGCCTGAGCTGACCACGATCGCAACTGCCTCCCTTGCCAAGTGGCACCGGACCTGCGACGCACGCCGCCTCGATAAGCACGGCAGCACGATCGGGGTCACAGCGTCGCTGCCTGTCTCGGAATAGGAAGCCCACGACCCCGAGCAACTTGCCTCCGAGGGCTTCGAGGAAGCTTCCGAGAACGGAAGGCACGCATAGGCAGCGCGGTACTGCGGTGGAGAGCGGAACGGCCCCCGCCCAGGACAGGGTGTTTTGGATAGTCAGGCGTACTGGCCGTTGATCCGGGCGGCGTCGGTGTAGGCGGACGACCGTGTTGGCGGCGAGGACGGCGCTCTGCTGAGCGTGCCACCTGAACCAAATGGCGGCGGCCACCGCCCCGGGGGAGGTGGGGACGGTGGCCGCACTTGTGCTATCGGCGGTCAACCGAGCGTGACGTCAGTCGACGTTCACCCAGTACGGGTCCTCTACGGGCCAGGCAAGGATCCGGTCGTCGACATAGAAGTTGCTGAGATTGGTGCCCGCCGACCGGTTCTCGCCCAGCTCGATGTTGCGCACCGAAAAGTCCCATTCGATCGACGATGCGCCCTCATAGGTGGAGCTGAAGGGGTACTCGTCGCAGTCATCGACCGAGGTGTTGTACGGCGGAAGGCCGGTCGCGGCGTTGTAGTCCGGGCCCCACGGGTTGGACGCGCGCTTCTGCCCGCATGCCGCCTTCTTCACCTCCTCGTTCGCCAGGGCGATCGCGCCGCCCTGCCCCCGGCTTACCACGCGGTGCAGCGGCGCGCCCCGAGACCCGGCGGTCGGCGACCACTTGCCGGGGACCTTCTTGGGGTGGTTCTCCTTGGGGTAGGTGACGCCGTCGGTGGCCGGGGCGTTCTGCGCGTCGCGGATGTGCTGGCGAATGTTGGGGTGGTTGCCGTCGTAGGTGAGGAAGGGCAGCGCCCCGGTGTAGATGCAGGCGTGCGGGTAGCGCTTGACGCCGTGGGTGAAGTAGTCGGCCGAGTCGCAGCGGATACCGATCGGGGGGCCCTCACCGCGCTCGGTGCTCTGCTCGTATCCCGGGCTCGCGCCGTTCATGTAGAGGCGCCACTGGTGGAAGGCGACCTGGTCCTGGCCCTCGCCGCCGATGGAGGAGACGTCCCAGTAGACCCAGTCAGGGAAGTTGCTCCACTGGGCCCATTCCATCTTCGCCGGAGACCGCCCGACGCCGCACGTGGCAGTGGTGGGCTGATTGGCGCCCGGCACGCATTCGGGGGTGATCTCCAGCTTCAGGTTCGGGGCGACGGTCCGCTTCTCCAAGGGGTTCCACCCGTCGTAGTTGACCTGGCCGGTTTTGGCGCGGAAGAAGACGCGGGTGGCGCGGGTGTCGTTGTAGCCGATGGCGGCGGCCTGGAACTTGATCGTGTTGGTGCCCTTCAGGACGGGCTTGCCGTCCACCTTCTTGTAGTACCTGTTCTTGAATTCGTATTCCTGGCACCACTTGAACCGGTTGTAGACGCGGCCGTCGGGGTCTTGGGCGTCCGAGGAACCGAGACAGTCGTTCAGCCACTCGGTGCCCGCGGGGTTGTCGGGGGATATCGGCATCTCCGCCGTCCCCTTGCCGTTGCTGC
Coding sequences within:
- a CDS encoding WD40 repeat domain-containing protein gives rise to the protein MSHIEQSYGFPAAVAPAREGAVFPAGSGGTPAGHAGESCGARWRTDWDSRIEAVSGNGWANAVASAVLDGREVAVIGTEDATVRMLDMATGLPVGEPLTGHEDSVRGLATAVLDGRPVAVTGSGDGTARVWDLGAGEQIAQMLELYRGPVNAVATTVLNGRPVVVTAGDDGTARLWDLATCEQIGDHLVYADSEVWAVATAVLGGRPIAVTSEDEGPLQVIDLAAGRPLGELTGHDGPVQAVATTVLDGRPIAVTGGADHTMRVWDLATCEQIDSCPTTEPFAISAGLVDGRPVAVTSAQYVLADGPRYDNTDRVLRVWDLSCREPAGQVVDGPWFSEAQTMTPRGRLLVSSYAGLAALIHH
- a CDS encoding NucA/NucB deoxyribonuclease domain-containing protein, whose product is MKHVRRGLAAIAPLALTAALCAVGASPVAAASPKPPASAPGIEYTAKPGDGAQRSSNGKGTAEMPISPDNPAGTEWLNDCLGSSDAQDPDGRVYNRFKWCQEYEFKNRYYKKVDGKPVLKGTNTIKFQAAAIGYNDTRATRVFFRAKTGQVNYDGWNPLEKRTVAPNLKLEITPECVPGANQPTTATCGVGRSPAKMEWAQWSNFPDWVYWDVSSIGGEGQDQVAFHQWRLYMNGASPGYEQSTERGEGPPIGIRCDSADYFTHGVKRYPHACIYTGALPFLTYDGNHPNIRQHIRDAQNAPATDGVTYPKENHPKKVPGKWSPTAGSRGAPLHRVVSRGQGGAIALANEEVKKAACGQKRASNPWGPDYNAATGLPPYNTSVDDCDEYPFSSTYEGASSIEWDFSVRNIELGENRSAGTNLSNFYVDDRILAWPVEDPYWVNVD